GAGTTCGCGTTTGCTGCTGACGACGTACGAAAACGTGCGCGGGCGCGAGTGGGTCTACACGCCGGTCGCCGGTGGTGGCTGGTCGAAAAAACGCCTCGACCTGCCGGACGATTCCTCGGTCGTCGTCAACGACGCCGATCTTCACGGCGAGAGCGCGTATATCACTACAACGAGTTTCTTGACGCCATCGACACTCTGGCACCTCGACGCGTCGAACGCTGCACTTTCGATCGTTCGCGTCTCGCCGGCACGTTTCGACGCTTCGAATAGTGCCGTCGAGCAACGCGAAGCAACGTCGAAGGACGGCACGCGTATTCCATATTTCATCGTGCACCCCAAGGGCATGAAACTCGACGGCAAAAATCCGACGCTTTTGTACGCGTACGGCGGTTTCGAAGTTTCGCTGACGCCCAATTACAACGGAATTTTAGGTAAACTGTGGCTCGAGCGCGGCGGGGTTTACGTTTTAGCAAACATTCGCGGCGGCGGCGAGTTCGGACCCGCCTGGCACCAAGCCGGACTCACGACGCATCGTCAACGCATCTACGACGATTTCGCCGCTGTCGCAAAGGACCTGATCGCGAGGCGAGTTACGAGCCCACGGCGCCTCGGCATACAAGGCGGATCGAATGGCGGCCTGCTGATGGGCGTCGAGTTCACCCAGCATCCCGAGCTCTTCCACGCGGTCGATATTGCGGTACCGCTGCTCGATATGTTGCGTTTCGAGCAGATCGAAGCCGGCGAATCGTGGACCGGCGAATACGGCAGCGTAGCCAATCCGGTGCAACGCGCCTTTCTCGCCTCGATCTCGCCCTACAACAACCTCAAGCCCGGCGTTCGCTATCCCGAACCGCTCATCTGGACGACGACGAAAGACGATCGCGTCGGACCGCAACACGCTCGCAAGTTTGCCGCCAAACTGGAAGCGATGCATATCCCCTACCTCTTCTACGAAGTAACCGAAGGCGGCCACGGAGCGGGCGCCAATTTACGCGAACAAGCGCTGACCAGCGCGCTGCAATGGACCTATTTGATCCGCAAGCTAATGTACTAGCCTGCGGTGGCGGTTACTCGCTGTCCGGCGCGATCAACGAGGGTCGCTCGTGCGCAAACAGCGATTCTCGATAAGGGGCCGGGATCGGCGTGAAAGCGCGCGGTTTCTGAGTAAAATCGAACACGTCGAGCATGCTCGCCGCACGCGTATCGGTGAATCCGCGCGACGGCGGCCCAATCGGCGGCAGATTGAAGATCTGCTCGACAAATTTGAGAATGCTGCCGTATTCATATTGTGTGTGCGAAACGTAGCCGGCCTTCGCACCGCGCGCGATGCGTGCGTAGGGCGAGATAACGATGCATGGCACTCTGATGCCCAGGCCCCGGAAGTCGAGTTGCGGGGGCGGCACGTTATCGTACCAACCGCCCCAGTCGTCCCACAGCACGAGGATCGCCGTCGACTGCCAGTACGCGCTCTCGCCAATTGCGTTGACCACCGAACTAACCCATGACGGGCCCCGGTTGGCGCCGCTGCCCGTGTGATCCGAGTCGCGCCAGTCCGGCGTCACCCAGGTAACGTCGGCGAGCGCACCACGCTGCACATCCGTAAGCACGCGCGTCTGCGGCGCGACGACGTTCTGCCAATCGCGCCCGTGATAGACGCTTTGAACCGACGAAAACTCCGACCAAACTTTGCCGATGCGGCCTAGCGGTGCGGCATAATACTTCCAGGAAACACCGGCGGCGTCGAGCGTGTCGGCGATTGTGGGAAAGTTGCTGTAACACGGGAATGGACCGTTGAACCGCTCGACACGGCGTGCGTCGAGGGTAAAGGTGCGAGTTCCCGGCGGAGCTTCGCAGCCCCATTTCAAAGTATCGGGCGCGTCGACTTCGGCGATCGGCGTCAGTTTGATGTTGGTGTTCGCCGCGATCAAGCTTAGGTGCGCGGTATAGCTTGGACCGAACTCGGTCGGAAACATACGATCGGCCAAGACGTATTGGCGTGCCATTGCCCAGTACGGAGCCGACTCTCGTCGAGGCACGTACGCATAGGCGAAGTCCGCGCGCTGTCCATAGAAGTGCTCGTTCTCGAAGCCGTTCATTTTGCCGCCGTTCCAGCCGCTGATCGAGTCTCGCCAATTATTTTCGATGCCGCCCGGATTCTCGAGCGCGGTCGGATGCAGCGGGATCCTCCTCGCGCCCGCGTAGCCGAATGTCGGCGCGTCGGCTCCAGGAAAGCCGCTAAAAAGATTGTCGAAGCTTCGGTTCTCTTGAATGATAATTACGACGTGCTTGATGTAACGTTCCGGCGAACCGCCCGCGACGGGCGTCGACCGGGGAACGACGCCCCCGCATCCGACCAGCCACGCCGCCCATAGAAGAACCGCGGCTCGGAGCGAACGCCGGCGTAAGCACATCGTAAAGCGCTTGCGGGCCTAACGATTGCCTTGCGATCCGCCGCTTCTGAGCGGCGACTCGCTGATCGCTCCCGCTTTGCGAATGGCATCGACATCATTGACCAACGCCTGGCCGACGTTGTCTTGCGGGGGGCACGTGAGATCCGGCGAGGTCCATCCCTGCCACGTCACATGGGTTGACGAACCGAACGAAACGCTCTTCATGCAGGGAGCCGTCGCCGTATTCGCTTTGCGAGCCGCCGCGAGGTCGCGAAAGAAACGAGCCGCGGTCGCGGCTGGTACCGTAAATGCTTTGGCGGCGCTCGCCGCGGCGCCGCCCTTGTTTTGCAATGTCACCGAGGCTTTGCCATCGGACGAAACCGATATCGTATAGCCGTAAGCGTTGGTCGAGCCGGAATTGACGATCACCGCGCGATCGGCGGGTGCGGCAGCCATGCATGCCACAATCGCCAGAAGCAGCGTCAGAGTTGCGCGCATTTGCATTCTAAAAACCTCCCGTTCCGTTTGGCGTGCCCCAACCGGTCGCCGCGTCGTAGCCGCTGCTGCCGGCCACGTGATGGTACGCCGATGTCGGCCCGTGACGCCAGATCCACAACGGAGCATTCGCGCGTGCCGACGCAGGACCGAGTGCGAAAAGCGCCGCGACGATCGCAGTGCCGATGCCGGTTCCTCCCATCTCTTGCCAGCCGGCCGGCGATTGGTAAACGGCAACACCGGTTGCGGGATCGGCAACCGCCGATATATCGACGACCGCGCGAGTTTTACACGACTTTGCGTGCTGCCATTTCGGCTTGGTCACCAAGGCGCTGCAGCCACCGCCATTTCCCCAGGCGCGCTCGATCCAGCCGCGGCCCGACGAGGTGGGCAACAGCGACGTCCCCCCGACACACACGACGGCAGCATACGCGCACGGCCCGCGACTTCCGGGGCCCGCGCCTGCACTAGCAATCACGGCACGTGCGGACTGCCGATACCCCGCGGCGCTCGCGTTCTCTTCTTTACCGCCGTAGGAGTTCACGATCGTCAGCGCGCCAAGCGCGGCGGCGGCATTGTTACCGATCGAAAGGTCCGAACTCTTGTTGCTATTCGTCTGGACGAGGATGATCTTGCAATTGGGGCACGTTGCCGAAATCATGTCGAGATCGAGCGCCGCTTCCGCTCGCCAATCGTCGTTGGAATCAGCATTGAATTTCGGTAGCCCGTTTGCGCGGCCGCTCTGATTGACGATTCGCAGGCAGCCATTCGAGACTCCGCACGCGGGCAATCCCATGTTCTTGCGGTAGACCGCGAGATCGCCGGCCGCTTCAGGATAGCCGTACGCATCGACGACCGCAACGGTCGCGCCTTTTCCGCCGCTCTTTGCCGCTTGCGTCAAATCGTAGGCCGTCTGCAAATCGGAGGCGCAGTACGGCGCGGTTCGATTGCACGCGGGCGCCGAAGCGCGCGATGCGCCGGCATCCGGGCGAAGTATCGCGTCGCATTCGCGGCGCCCCGCGGCTGCGGGTTGCGCGCAGGCGTATCGTACTGCCGGCTTTGCGGCCGACCCTTCGGCCGGCGCGGCAGTACGTTCGCGCGGGTTGGAAATGGGAGCTTGCGCGTCGTCGGTCGAGTCGTCGTTAGAGGGTTCGGACGCAGCGCCGCCCGGCGCCGATTGAGGTGCTTGCATCGTGGCTTGCGCCGAACTCACCGGAAGCGGCGTCTGTTCCAGCGAGCTCCCGGCGCAGGACGCGAGCGAAACCGTGGCCAGCAGCGCGATGAGCTTTAGAATGCTCCGACCCCCGCCGGCGTTCCCCATCCGGTTGGTCCGTC
This Candidatus Eremiobacterota bacterium DNA region includes the following protein-coding sequences:
- a CDS encoding peptidase S8, with product MGNAGGGRSILKLIALLATVSLASCAGSSLEQTPLPVSSAQATMQAPQSAPGGAASEPSNDDSTDDAQAPISNPRERTAAPAEGSAAKPAVRYACAQPAAAGRRECDAILRPDAGASRASAPACNRTAPYCASDLQTAYDLTQAAKSGGKGATVAVVDAYGYPEAAGDLAVYRKNMGLPACGVSNGCLRIVNQSGRANGLPKFNADSNDDWRAEAALDLDMISATCPNCKIILVQTNSNKSSDLSIGNNAAAALGALTIVNSYGGKEENASAAGYRQSARAVIASAGAGPGSRGPCAYAAVVCVGGTSLLPTSSGRGWIERAWGNGGGCSALVTKPKWQHAKSCKTRAVVDISAVADPATGVAVYQSPAGWQEMGGTGIGTAIVAALFALGPASARANAPLWIWRHGPTSAYHHVAGSSGYDAATGWGTPNGTGGF
- a CDS encoding S9 family peptidase translates to MRRAIGLLSCCVFLGAAAPSDPFSWLEDVHGARAMAWVHAQNARTLAVLERDPNFSTLYNEALEIAQAKDRVPVPQFLAGAIYNFWQDGQHVRGIWRRTTALGFASASPPWTTVLDLDAIAKAERANWVWKGADCQWPRETRCMVYLSDGGEDAITAREYDLTTEAFVPGGFTLSRAKQRIAWENDDSLLAAREWSPGELTTSGYPYVVKRLERGQPLSSAVEVFRGAPSDGGYGVTPIVLHDGAGDTAAIIERPLSTFTSEHYLLTQRGAQRLDVPLLAQTAGLVDGRLLFTLQQDWSVNGAVFAQGSLVSIDLAAAMADPQHLRPSLAYAPGPRESLDAVAQTSSRLLLTTYENVRGREWVYTPVAGGGWSKKRLDLPDDSSVVVNDADLHGESAYITTTSFLTPSTLWHLDASNAALSIVRVSPARFDASNSAVEQREATSKDGTRIPYFIVHPKGMKLDGKNPTLLYAYGGFEVSLTPNYNGILGKLWLERGGVYVLANIRGGGEFGPAWHQAGLTTHRQRIYDDFAAVAKDLIARRVTSPRRLGIQGGSNGGLLMGVEFTQHPELFHAVDIAVPLLDMLRFEQIEAGESWTGEYGSVANPVQRAFLASISPYNNLKPGVRYPEPLIWTTTKDDRVGPQHARKFAAKLEAMHIPYLFYEVTEGGHGAGANLREQALTSALQWTYLIRKLMY